One stretch of Candidatus Poribacteria bacterium DNA includes these proteins:
- the rpmJ gene encoding 50S ribosomal protein L36 has translation MKVRPSVKKMCNQCKIIKRKGVIHVICPSNPKHKQRQG, from the coding sequence ATGAAAGTCCGACCTTCTGTTAAGAAGATGTGTAACCAGTGTAAAATTATCAAGCGAAAAGGGGTTATCCACGTCATTTGTCCTTCAAACCCGAAGCACAAGCAACGACAGGGATAA
- the rpsE gene encoding 30S ribosomal protein S5, with protein MLKEKINPDEFEFEEHMIAINRVMRVGKGRRTPSFNSLTVVGNRDGIVGIGFGSASEVPGALRKSFADARKNLVRVPIVNGTLPHEIISEFKSAKVLLKPASPGTGIIAGPATRAILEYAGVRDALTKCLSSRNMKNIAEATMLGLKQLKDINEVARLRDLSVEELLKKR; from the coding sequence TTGCTCAAAGAGAAGATCAATCCCGATGAATTTGAATTCGAGGAACACATGATTGCGATCAACCGTGTTATGCGGGTTGGTAAGGGGCGGCGTACGCCAAGTTTCAACTCCCTTACGGTTGTGGGTAATCGCGATGGTATCGTTGGTATCGGCTTTGGCAGCGCGAGCGAAGTACCGGGCGCGCTTCGGAAAAGTTTCGCGGATGCCCGAAAAAATCTGGTTCGGGTGCCGATTGTCAACGGAACGCTCCCTCATGAGATTATCAGCGAATTCAAATCCGCCAAAGTTTTGCTAAAACCGGCGAGTCCTGGAACTGGTATTATTGCGGGACCCGCGACGCGTGCTATCTTAGAATACGCAGGGGTCCGAGATGCCCTGACGAAATGCCTCTCTTCTCGGAATATGAAAAATATCGCTGAAGCCACTATGTTAGGGTTGAAGCAACTCAAGGATATTAATGAAGTGGCGCGGTTACGGGACCTGTCGGTCGAAGAACTACTCAAAAAACGCTAA
- a CDS encoding type II toxin-antitoxin system RelE/ParE family toxin, whose translation MRNRTDYDPVYFATQNGKEPVRVWIDDRSEDQQKLIFAAISSVVQHFPNIPRSNLLRRISGYKGLWEIRIRLTHKMIARILFCVHDSKIVFLHAFIKKSYRIPKHDLDLAVRRMREYLNTMED comes from the coding sequence ATGAGGAATAGAACTGATTACGATCCCGTCTATTTCGCAACACAAAATGGCAAAGAACCTGTAAGAGTTTGGATAGACGATCGTTCTGAAGATCAACAAAAGTTAATATTTGCTGCTATATCTTCCGTTGTTCAGCATTTTCCGAATATCCCAAGGTCAAACCTACTTCGTAGAATATCAGGATATAAAGGCTTGTGGGAAATTCGGATTAGATTAACCCATAAAATGATTGCCAGAATCTTATTTTGTGTGCATGATTCAAAAATTGTGTTTCTTCACGCTTTTATCAAAAAGTCCTACCGCATACCGAAACACGATTTAGACTTGGCTGTAAGAAGAATGCGCGAGTATTTAAATACTATGGAGGATTAG
- the rplR gene encoding 50S ribosomal protein L18, whose translation MSHLRRRKRVRQKISGTGDRPRLSVFRSLKHIYAQLIDDELGVTLAEASTLSPELKETVTNGSNVEAAQRVGALIAQKAKQQEIEVAIFDRGGHLYHGRIRALAEAAREEGLKF comes from the coding sequence ATGAGCCATTTGCGGCGCCGGAAACGGGTCCGCCAAAAAATTAGCGGTACCGGCGATAGACCGAGACTCTCTGTTTTCAGAAGCTTAAAACATATCTATGCGCAACTCATTGATGATGAGCTTGGTGTAACGCTTGCTGAAGCCTCTACTTTGTCCCCTGAATTGAAGGAAACCGTCACAAATGGCAGTAATGTTGAAGCAGCACAGCGGGTTGGTGCGCTTATTGCGCAGAAAGCCAAGCAACAGGAGATTGAGGTCGCTATCTTTGACCGGGGCGGGCATCTCTATCACGGACGCATAAGAGCTCTCGCGGAAGCCGCGAGGGAAGAGGGACTGAAGTTCTAA
- the secY gene encoding preprotein translocase subunit SecY yields MIKAFQNAFKIPELRKRIISTALLLVVYRLGAHITLPGIDDQALEAFFQQLMERGGNVIGFIDLFSGGAFSQMTIFALGIQPYISASIIMQLLAVIVPSLEKLSREPDGRKKITQYTRYGTVILSIIQGITISIVLRNPENITGQTGEIVRDPNLWWHFLVVLTLTAGTSFVMWLGEQITERGIGQGISLIITVGIIAGLPGGVTTVFNNLVTRPEFGILQLALLVALVIVAVMGTVFITLSVRRIPVQYGRQIRGRRVIGGQSTHLPLRVNAAGMIPIIFAVTLIQFPPTVLDFLPRDWAWVTSAKALIDPGTPLYLTVYALLIIGFTYFYTAVQINPVQMAEDLQKYGGFIPGIRAGKQTADYINTTLTRITLPGAVFLAAIAVIPIIITSRLGVGNMVEGASILIVVGVVLDTMSQIESYLTVRHYEGFLKDRKLRGRRR; encoded by the coding sequence GTGATTAAGGCATTTCAAAACGCTTTTAAAATTCCCGAATTGCGGAAGCGCATTATTTCTACAGCGTTACTCTTGGTTGTTTATCGCCTTGGTGCCCACATTACACTTCCAGGGATTGACGACCAAGCACTTGAAGCATTTTTCCAACAACTCATGGAGCGCGGTGGTAATGTCATTGGGTTCATCGACCTGTTTTCCGGGGGCGCGTTTAGTCAGATGACTATCTTCGCACTCGGCATACAACCCTATATTAGTGCCTCGATCATTATGCAGCTTCTTGCTGTTATCGTGCCTTCCTTGGAAAAACTTTCCAGGGAACCCGATGGCAGAAAGAAGATTACCCAATACACCCGATATGGAACGGTTATCCTGAGTATTATTCAGGGCATAACAATTAGTATTGTCCTGCGGAACCCAGAAAACATAACGGGTCAAACGGGGGAGATCGTCAGAGACCCTAACCTCTGGTGGCATTTTCTGGTTGTTTTGACACTTACAGCCGGGACCTCTTTTGTCATGTGGCTCGGTGAGCAAATTACCGAACGCGGTATTGGGCAAGGTATTTCGTTGATTATTACTGTCGGAATTATCGCCGGGTTACCAGGGGGTGTTACGACCGTTTTCAACAATCTCGTGACAAGACCAGAGTTTGGAATTCTGCAACTCGCACTCTTAGTGGCTCTCGTTATTGTAGCTGTTATGGGTACGGTATTCATTACGCTTTCTGTGCGGAGAATTCCGGTTCAGTATGGGAGACAAATTCGTGGACGTAGGGTCATTGGTGGACAATCAACACATCTGCCACTCCGTGTTAACGCAGCAGGCATGATTCCGATTATCTTCGCTGTCACCTTAATTCAGTTTCCGCCAACTGTTCTTGACTTTCTGCCACGCGACTGGGCATGGGTAACATCTGCTAAAGCACTCATTGATCCAGGGACACCGTTGTACCTCACCGTTTACGCGTTGTTGATTATCGGTTTCACCTATTTCTATACGGCTGTTCAAATTAACCCTGTTCAAATGGCAGAGGATTTACAGAAATATGGCGGGTTTATCCCAGGTATCCGTGCTGGAAAACAGACCGCAGATTACATCAACACGACACTCACGAGAATCACGCTGCCAGGTGCTGTTTTTCTCGCCGCTATCGCAGTGATTCCGATTATTATTACCAGCCGACTCGGTGTCGGCAACATGGTTGAAGGTGCTTCTATCTTAATTGTTGTAGGTGTTGTCTTGGATACGATGTCACAAATTGAATCCTACTTAACCGTCCGCCATTATGAAGGATTCTTAAAGGATCGAAAACTTAGGGGCAGGCGACGTTAA
- a CDS encoding DNA-directed RNA polymerase subunit alpha — MIRSELVIPERLKTDIESLQPDYAKYTAEPFERGFGTTLGNSLRRVLLSSIKGAAITAVQIEQVKHEYDTIPGVLEDVVQIILNLKEVRLKITNDTPMTLTLHAEGSGEVTAADIRPNSDVQIINPDRHIATLDECEGLDMEIHVQTGRGYSLAEEHRPTDNPIGLIPVDAKFSPVEKVNFWVEETRVRDTTNFDKLNLEVWTDATITAKEAVTRAAEILLQQLELFTEFDENYVEPEPEIDEEKLRRNRYLAKPVAELELSVRASNCLETANIKTIRELVTKEEKDMLEYKNFGRTSLNEIKEQLANMGLFLGMKLDDMDDADIDEENMAQESLQPPM, encoded by the coding sequence ATGATAAGGTCCGAGCTCGTGATACCCGAGCGGCTGAAAACTGATATTGAGTCTTTACAGCCGGATTACGCAAAATATACCGCTGAACCCTTTGAGCGCGGATTTGGGACAACCCTCGGCAATTCTCTACGCCGAGTCCTCCTTTCCTCAATCAAAGGTGCAGCGATTACGGCTGTTCAGATCGAACAAGTTAAACACGAATACGACACAATTCCCGGGGTGCTTGAAGATGTCGTCCAAATCATTCTTAATCTCAAAGAGGTGCGCCTCAAGATTACTAACGACACCCCAATGACACTCACCCTGCACGCAGAAGGTTCAGGTGAAGTTACTGCCGCTGATATTCGTCCTAATTCAGACGTTCAGATTATCAATCCCGACCGGCATATTGCTACACTTGATGAATGCGAGGGGTTGGATATGGAAATTCATGTACAAACAGGACGTGGTTACTCTCTTGCTGAAGAACACAGACCAACAGACAACCCAATCGGGTTGATTCCTGTGGACGCAAAATTCTCGCCCGTTGAGAAGGTTAATTTCTGGGTAGAAGAGACGCGGGTCCGCGACACAACTAATTTTGATAAGCTCAACCTTGAAGTCTGGACTGATGCCACTATTACGGCGAAGGAAGCCGTCACTCGAGCTGCAGAAATTTTACTACAACAATTGGAACTCTTTACGGAATTCGATGAGAACTACGTCGAGCCTGAACCTGAGATTGATGAGGAAAAACTGAGGCGCAACCGATATTTAGCCAAACCTGTCGCGGAACTCGAGCTCTCGGTTCGCGCCAGCAATTGTCTCGAAACTGCAAATATCAAGACCATCCGAGAACTCGTTACAAAAGAGGAAAAGGATATGTTGGAATACAAGAATTTCGGACGCACTTCGCTTAACGAAATTAAGGAGCAACTCGCCAACATGGGGCTTTTCCTCGGAATGAAACTCGACGATATGGACGATGCCGACATCGACGAAGAAAATATGGCGCAAGAATCTTTGCAGCCGCCCATGTAA
- the rplO gene encoding 50S ribosomal protein L15, with protein sequence MKLNELKPAPGATRSRKRVGRGNASGHGGTCGRGHKGQKSRSGGSIPAWFEGGQMPLVRRLPKRGPRRTGHKRFEYDIINVQTLNLFEDDTVVSPQSLREAGLIKRKNALIKILGDGELEKQLKVQAHRFSKAAIEKIESKGGTAEVLGLHANTSDAA encoded by the coding sequence ATGAAACTCAACGAATTGAAGCCTGCTCCTGGTGCTACCCGCTCCAGAAAACGGGTGGGTAGAGGTAACGCTTCGGGACATGGGGGTACCTGCGGACGCGGCCACAAAGGGCAAAAGTCCCGATCCGGCGGTTCAATTCCAGCATGGTTTGAAGGCGGACAGATGCCGCTTGTACGACGGCTCCCTAAGCGAGGTCCTCGACGGACCGGACATAAACGATTTGAATATGATATTATTAACGTTCAAACGCTCAACCTTTTTGAGGATGATACCGTTGTTAGTCCACAATCGCTTCGCGAAGCTGGTCTCATTAAACGGAAAAATGCGCTGATAAAAATACTCGGCGACGGTGAACTCGAAAAACAGTTGAAAGTCCAAGCCCATCGCTTCTCAAAAGCCGCAATTGAAAAGATTGAATCCAAAGGCGGTACAGCCGAGGTTCTCGGGCTGCATGCAAACACCAGTGACGCTGCTTAG
- the rpsD gene encoding 30S ribosomal protein S4, translating into MSRYLDSVCKLCRREGEKLFLKGRRCNGPKCSFERRSYPPGQHGQTPPRRGRENNFRRQLRAKQKVKRTYGVFEKQFRNYYFKAARQSGIAGENLIGFLERRLDNVVFRLGFATSRNQARQLVKHNHFTVNGKRVNIPSYIVQVGDVIAPRGRSRNLAVIQEALEYAQHRGAPEWLDVDIEKTEGRVQGAPVVEQISADLETQLIIELYSR; encoded by the coding sequence ATGAGCAGATATTTAGATTCAGTCTGTAAATTATGCCGACGGGAAGGCGAAAAGCTCTTTCTCAAGGGACGGCGATGCAACGGTCCGAAATGTTCTTTTGAACGCCGTAGCTATCCACCTGGACAGCACGGACAGACCCCGCCCCGCCGCGGTCGCGAAAACAATTTCCGCAGGCAGTTACGCGCGAAACAGAAAGTAAAACGCACCTATGGTGTTTTCGAGAAACAGTTTCGGAACTATTATTTCAAAGCTGCCCGCCAAAGCGGTATTGCTGGTGAAAATTTAATTGGTTTCCTTGAACGCCGCCTTGACAATGTTGTTTTCCGCCTCGGATTCGCAACATCTCGAAATCAGGCGCGTCAACTCGTCAAGCATAACCACTTTACTGTCAATGGGAAGCGCGTTAACATTCCTTCCTATATAGTACAAGTTGGCGATGTCATCGCACCACGCGGGCGGAGTCGCAACCTCGCTGTTATTCAGGAGGCTTTAGAGTACGCACAGCATCGCGGCGCACCTGAATGGCTTGATGTTGACATCGAGAAGACGGAAGGACGCGTTCAGGGAGCACCCGTGGTAGAGCAGATCTCCGCAGACCTTGAAACACAACTCATCATTGAACTTTACTCCAGGTAG
- the rplQ gene encoding 50S ribosomal protein L17 — MRHRKSGRKLGRTSSHRKALFRNQATALFEHEQIRTTLAKCKELRRVAERLITLAKQGDLPARRQAAKMLYGTHLHYKPRRGEEASRVDKHAVLRKLFDDIGPRYQDRNGGYTRIIRGELRKGDGAQMGYIQLV; from the coding sequence ATGCGTCATAGAAAAAGCGGGAGGAAACTCGGACGGACGAGTAGCCATCGGAAGGCACTTTTTCGTAACCAAGCCACCGCACTCTTTGAGCATGAACAAATTCGGACAACGCTCGCTAAGTGCAAAGAACTGCGTCGCGTTGCTGAAAGATTAATTACGCTCGCGAAGCAGGGCGATCTGCCCGCACGTCGACAAGCCGCAAAAATGCTCTATGGTACCCATCTACATTATAAACCGAGGCGCGGAGAAGAAGCCAGTAGGGTTGATAAACACGCCGTTCTGCGAAAACTCTTTGATGATATCGGACCCCGTTATCAAGACCGGAACGGCGGATACACCCGTATCATCCGTGGTGAACTCCGAAAAGGAGACGGCGCACAGATGGGCTACATTCAACTGGTGTAA
- the rplF gene encoding 50S ribosomal protein L6, with amino-acid sequence MSRIGLKPIPLPEKVQVALDENNVQVEGPKGSLDWQLPEGIDVALDENVLTVQRKSELKHYKALHGLARSLIANMVTGVSEGFEKKLRVVGTGYRAEVNRENNLVLDVGYSHAVTYAPPDGITLSVEPSENIDGQAHTPIVVTGIDKQLVGQVAASIRQIRKPDTYKPCKGIRYEGERVRDKEGKAAV; translated from the coding sequence ATGTCACGTATTGGACTTAAACCGATTCCATTGCCGGAGAAGGTACAGGTCGCTTTGGACGAAAACAACGTCCAAGTGGAGGGACCTAAAGGCAGCCTCGATTGGCAACTACCTGAAGGAATTGATGTGGCTCTTGACGAAAACGTCCTGACCGTCCAAAGAAAAAGTGAACTTAAACACTACAAAGCCTTACATGGACTGGCACGAAGTCTTATCGCTAACATGGTTACCGGTGTTTCAGAGGGTTTTGAGAAGAAGCTGCGTGTTGTGGGAACAGGGTACCGGGCTGAAGTCAATCGTGAGAACAATTTAGTTCTTGACGTTGGCTATTCGCACGCTGTTACCTACGCACCACCTGACGGAATAACGTTAAGTGTTGAACCCTCCGAGAATATTGATGGACAAGCGCATACACCTATCGTCGTCACGGGTATTGACAAACAACTCGTTGGTCAGGTCGCAGCTTCGATCCGTCAAATAAGGAAACCTGATACCTATAAGCCTTGTAAAGGTATCCGTTATGAGGGTGAGCGCGTCCGAGATAAAGAAGGAAAGGCTGCTGTTTAA
- the rpsM gene encoding 30S ribosomal protein S13, which produces MARIAGVDLPRNKRVDIALTAIYGIGRYTASQIVNDLDIDPGKKVDNLAENEVGQLRDKILDYKIEGDLRREVDQNIKRLMDINSYRGLRHRRQLPVRGQRTNTNARTRKGKARTISVGRKAKEAGRKSG; this is translated from the coding sequence ATGGCAAGGATCGCGGGGGTTGATTTACCCCGAAATAAGCGAGTGGATATCGCACTGACAGCAATTTACGGTATCGGTCGTTACACGGCATCCCAAATCGTCAACGACCTTGACATTGACCCAGGAAAGAAAGTTGACAACCTCGCCGAAAACGAAGTCGGTCAACTCCGAGACAAAATTCTCGATTATAAGATTGAAGGGGACTTGCGTCGCGAGGTCGACCAGAATATTAAACGCCTGATGGATATCAACAGTTATCGTGGCTTGCGGCACCGTCGGCAGTTACCTGTCCGCGGTCAGCGTACAAATACCAATGCACGCACCCGTAAGGGTAAGGCGCGGACGATTTCTGTCGGTAGAAAAGCCAAAGAGGCAGGACGCAAGAGTGGATAA
- the rpsK gene encoding 30S ribosomal protein S11: MRGRRRERKNVPEGIAHIQATFNNTIITITDLNGNTVAWANAGMTFTGSRKSTPFAAQQTAEACARRAMDHGMKRVEVRVKGPGSGRESSIRALAAAGLEITLMKDVTPIPHNGCRPPKRRRV, encoded by the coding sequence TTGCGTGGAAGAAGAAGAGAACGCAAGAACGTCCCAGAAGGGATAGCGCATATACAAGCTACCTTCAATAACACAATTATTACAATCACAGACTTAAACGGAAATACCGTTGCTTGGGCAAATGCTGGTATGACTTTCACCGGTTCACGAAAGTCCACCCCATTTGCTGCACAGCAGACCGCGGAGGCATGTGCCCGTAGAGCAATGGATCACGGTATGAAACGCGTAGAGGTCAGAGTCAAAGGTCCCGGGTCCGGGCGAGAATCTTCTATACGAGCACTCGCTGCCGCCGGACTTGAAATTACATTAATGAAGGACGTGACTCCGATCCCACACAACGGATGTCGTCCCCCGAAGAGACGACGGGTTTGA
- the rpsH gene encoding 30S ribosomal protein S8, whose protein sequence is MSMTDPIADMLTRIRNANMAGHERVEIPSSKVKLEIARILSEEGFIRNYRLLEDGKQGILRIYLKYGSTRKEKVITNLRRISKPGRRVYAKSDSLPRVYGGLGVAILSTSSGLKTTPECRREKIGGEVLCYVW, encoded by the coding sequence ATGTCGATGACCGATCCGATTGCAGATATGTTGACTCGTATCCGCAATGCCAATATGGCAGGACATGAACGCGTTGAAATCCCCTCTTCAAAAGTTAAACTTGAGATTGCACGCATCTTATCAGAAGAAGGTTTCATCCGGAACTATCGCTTACTTGAAGATGGAAAACAGGGGATTTTAAGAATCTATTTGAAATACGGAAGCACGAGAAAAGAGAAGGTCATCACGAATCTCAGACGGATCAGCAAACCAGGCAGACGCGTTTACGCGAAGTCCGACAGCCTACCCCGTGTTTACGGCGGGCTCGGTGTCGCTATTTTGTCGACATCCAGTGGACTAAAAACCACGCCTGAATGCCGAAGAGAAAAAATCGGAGGCGAAGTCCTCTGCTACGTCTGGTAA